In Rhodothermales bacterium, the genomic stretch CCCAACTAGAGTCGCCTACGCTCTGCACCCTCCGGTTGGCGCGACGGATGTTGCGGGGCCTACGGTCGAAGGGCCTCAGCGGGCTGGCGGCTTTTTATAATATCGGGGTGGATGGCCGGCATCGCGCCCTCGGAGACGCCCAGGCTACGGCGGAGGTGCTGATTCGCTTTCTACGCCGGGTGGCCTACGAATATGGCATCACCTCGCTCGACGAACTGCTCGGGTTTCAGTATCGCACCTATGGCCGGCCTGCCGAGATGAAAGGGCCCCGCTCGGCGCTCTCCGAGACCCTCCGCGCCCTGCCGGATCGCCCGGGCGTGTATTATCTGAAAGATGGCCAGGGGCGGATTGTCTACGTGGGCAAAGCGAAGAGTTTGCAATCCAGAGTGCGGAGCTACTTCACATCCATCGAAGCCCACAACGCCCGGCTGCGGACGATGATCGACACGATCCAGGAGATCGTGTGGGACGAAACGACCTCCGAACTCGAAGCCCTGATGCTGGAGTCCCGCCAGATCAAGAAGCTGACGCCCCGGTTTAATCAGGCCCAGTTGCGCTATAAACATCGCCAGTTCTTGCGGCTGGACGAACGCACTCCCTTTCCGCGTATCACGATCAGCCCGATTCTGGTAGACGATGGGGCCACGTATTTCGGCCCTCTTGCCAGCCGGCGCGAGGCGGAGATGATCGTCGAGTTGATCGAGCGCTGGTACCTGGTTCGGCCGTGCAGCGACACCAAGTTCGATGCCGGCCACTCGTGCCTCTACGCGGAGATTGGCCGTTGTCAGGCGCCGTGTGAGGGATTGGTGGACGCGATGGATTATCGCATCCAGATCGGGCACGTCCGCGCCTTTCTGGCCGGTCAGGATACCTCTATCGTTCCTCATCTGGAAGAAGCGATGCGACGCGCCGCCGCCGAGATGCAGTTCGAAGAGGCGGCCGCCTTCCGGGATCTGCTCGAGCTGGTCAAGCGGCTGCTGGAACGTCAGCGCTGCATCGCGGCGCCGGTTCTGGAACATCACGCCATCGTCCTGTCCGATGAGCCGGGCGCCGATAACCGCCTCGTGCTCGCGATCCGGTACGGCCGGCTCGCCGGCTCGCTCATCTGCCCTATCGAGCCCTCGGGCGCGGATGCCGAGCGGGTGCGATCGTTCATCGACCGCATCTTCGGTGCGGAAGCGGTGCGGCAGGACACCTATTTTAAACCCGAGATCGAGGAAGTTCGCCTGCTCGTCCACTGGCTCTTCACACACCAGGGCACGACTCGCCAGGAGCCCTGGTCGATCCAGGAATCCCCCGAGCGCTTCGCCGACCGCGTCCTCGCCGCCATCGCCGGCTTTCGAACGCTGGCGCCGGCGTGATTCGTACGCATAATGACACATTCCACGGTAAACATTAACCATCGGACCTTGAACACACTTTCGGGAATAGTGCTCGACGGGAAGGCGCTGGCGCGGCAGATGGAGGCCGAGCTGGCGGCGCGGGTTGAACGAATCACGCAGCGGGCGGGTCGGAAGCCGGTGCTGGCCACCATCCTCGTCGGGGACGACCCGGCGTCGGCGACGTATGTGCGGATGAAAGGCAACGCGTGCGACCGGATCGGCATGGCATCCGAACGGGTGCTGCTGCCGGAGACGACCACCACGGCGCAGTTGTTGGCGGAAATCGATCGCCTCAACGCGGACCCGAACGTACACGGCATCCTACTCCAACATCCCGTGCCGTCCCAGATCGATGAACGGGCGTGTTTCGATCGGATCGCCATAGGTAAGGATGTCGATGGGGTCACCACGCATGGCTTCGGTCTCATGGCGATGAACGAGCCCGCGTTTGGCTCGGCCACGCCGGCGGGCATCATGCGGTTGCTCACCCATTACCAGATCCCGATCGAAGGCCAGCACGCCGTGGTGGTGGGGCGCAGCCCGATCCTCGGCAAACCGCTGGCCCTCATGCTGCTGAATGCCAACGCCACAGTGACCATCTGTCACTCGCGCACGCGCGGGTTGGCTGATCTCGTTCTTCAGGCGGACATTGTGGTGGGCGCGGTCGGCCGGCCCGAGTTCATTCGGGGCGTGTGGATCAAGGACGGGGCCGTGGTTGTGGATGCCGGTTACAACCCGGGACCGGTGGGCGATATCGAGCTCGGCGCGGTGATCGACCGATGCGCCGCGTATACGCCCGTACCGGGCGGCGTGGGTCCGATGACGATCGCCATGCTTATGGCGCAGACGGTGGAGGCGGCGGAAGCCGGTTAACGGGAAGTGGGGCGGTGAGCCAGGGTGGAGGCGGCGAACTTTTGCCTGGATTTAACACGAGATACAAGCGCTTTCTACGGCGACGCTATGCATCTATTAAATCCAGCGTATATATTCCCGACCGGGCGCCACCATGATGTCTCTCCCCAACCATTCCCCGCGGGGCTACCCTGTGCGTATGCATCGTTTGTTTGGTTCGAGTTGGTTTAAAGGGGGCGGGCTTTCGCTTGCCTGCCTGCTCCTTCTGTCCATGATTCTGGCTTCCGCGATTCCGGCCAGCGCGCAATCGGAGGCCGGCGAGGGGGCGATTGCTGTCCGGGAGGTGGCCGAAGTGCCAGCGATTGCCGGCGAGCCTGTGGCGATCATCCCCATGGCACCCGCCGCCGGCGAGGACCCACCGCAGTGGCTCATCATCCCGTTTGTGCTGTTGCTGATCATGATCGCGACAGGCCCGATTTTCTACGCGCACCACTGGCACCACAACTACCCGCGGTATTCGATAGCATTCGGGGTACTGGTCGGCGGGTATTATATCATGACCGCCAATGTGACGCCATTGATGCACGCGATCTCCGAGTATTTCTCGTTTATCGCGCTGGTATCGTCGCTGTTCATAGCGGCCAGCGGCATCTTCCTCAATATCAATGCGCGTTGTACCCCGCGGAACAACGTCATTTTGCTGTTTGTCGGGGCGGTCGTCGCGAATTTTATCGCCACGACGGGGTCGGCCATGTTGTTCATCCGAAGCTTCATGCGGCTGAATGCCGGCCGCATCCAGGCCTATCACATCGTCTTTTTTATCTTCATCGTCGCCAATATCGGCGGGGCGCTGACGCCCATCGGGGACCCGCCGCTGTTCCTGGGCTTCCTACGCGGGGTGCCGTTTTTCTGGACGTTGACGCATGTCTGGTATATCTGGCTCCCCACGATGGTCATGGTGCTGGCTGTGTTTTACGTGATGGACAAACGCAATAAAGCGGCCGGCCCCGAACCCGATCCCACGAAGCCTACCGTCAGCATCCGCGGGAAGTGGAGTTTCGTGTGGGTAGCGATCATCATCTTGCTGGTGTTTGTCGACCCCAACGTGTTGCCGTTTGTACCCAATCTCCACACCGCCTTTCATATCCCCATCGGTATTCGCGAGATCCTGATGTTTGGCGTCGCGTTCCTGGCATACCGCTTCGCGGATCGGGAGTGTCTCAAGCAGAACGACTTCTCGTTTGAGCCGATCCGGGAGGTCGCCTGGCTCTTCCTGGGTATTTTTGCGACGATGCAGCCGGCGCTCCAGCTCATCAGCAGCTTCGCAAGGGAAAATGCGGACTCGTTGGGCGTGAGTGTGTTTTATTGGGGCACGGGTTCGCTGTCCGGCATCCTCGATAACGCGCCGACCTACTTGAATTTTGTCTCCGCCGCGATGGGCAAGTTCGGGCTCGATGTGAATGTCCAGGAGGATGTCCGGCATTTTGCCGCGGTGGATCTGAGCGACGAACTTTCCTGGTTTTACCTGCAGGCGATTTCGGTGGCGGCCGTCTTTTTTGGTGCGTTAACGTACATCGGCAACGCCCCCAATTTCATGGTCAAAGCCATTGCCGAGGGTAACGGGGTCCGCACGCCGTCGTTTTTTGCTTATGTCGCCCGGTTCTCGGTGCCCGTGCTCGTGCCGATCTTTTTCTTGATCTGGGTCGTTTTCTACAGCGGATGGGTCATCCCGCATTAGACGGGTCGGACACGTAGAATCGTGGGGGCACGAAGCATCGCGTCCGTACTCTCTGGGGTGCCCATAAATGAAGCTACAGGGGATGTATGGAGGCATTGATAAGAGATCTGATCCCGCACGACCCGACCGTCGGGTTGTTCGTGGCGCCGGATATCCCGGAGAAAAAGCTCAAAAACGCGCTCGCGGACTACGGGAAGAAGCTCCGTCAGACGGAGGTGGTGGCGTTATACGATGCGACCCTCCTGGGCACGGGCGGAGACGGTGCGTTGTTTACGGGCGACCGCATCGTTTTTCAAAACTCGAACCTCGAGCCGGCGCATGAGGTCTTGTATACCGACCTCATCGCCATCCGTGCTCGTCGGAAGTTGATGGGCGGTCAGAAGCTCGAGCTCGACGTCAACCGGGGTCGCGCCACGATCCAACTCATCCTTGATTTTTCCGGCAAGCCGGATGCCGCGGGCTACGTTTCCCGCTTCCTCGAAGAGGCCATCCAGCGCGTCGCGACGCAGGAGATGGACGTACGCCAGCCAGGCGCCGGCGCCACCGATGTCGACGCAGTCGAGCAAGCCCTCAACGACCTCGTCCGCCAGGGCAAACTCGCCCCGGCCGACCTCCAGCGCATGATGCAAACGATCCTGTAGGGTCTTCCTATTTAAGTATCCGGTATGCTGTCGATACTTCAGGGCAGTTCCACACCCTGAAAACAAAATCACGCATACCATGAGTCGGATTAAACCTGAAGCACTGCCTGCTCCCAAGCGGGTTTCGAAGAAACGCTCCCAGGAGCTCTATGGCACGTTCTCCGTCACGGGCGCCAGCAAATACGATCGCTACGTTGCCGCGGCGCGTGAACTGACCCCTGGCGAAAGCCTTGAAGTACTCGAGCTCCCCGAAAACGTGATCACGAGTATCCAGAAGAAATTTCGGGAGAAAGGCCTCGTGCCCTCGAAGGGCTACTACGCGATGAGCAAGACGATGGGCGGCGAGCAGAAGGGCAACAAATCCCTGTTGATCGGCCGGTACACGGCGCCCGTCAAGGCCACATCGAAGCCGGCTGCTCCAAAGGCTGTCGCTCCGAAGAAGGCTGTCGCTCCGAAGAAGGCTGCCGCTCCGAAGAAGGCTGCCGCTCCGAAGAAGGCTGTCGCTCCGAAGGCTGCGGCTCCGAAGGCTGCGGCTCCGAAGGCTACCGCGCCGAAGAAGGCTGCCGCTCCGAAGGCTGTCGCTCCGAAGAAGGCTGCGGCTCCGAAGAAGGCTGCGGCTCCGAAGGCTGCCGCTCCGAAGAAGGCTGTCGCTCCGAAGGCTGTCGCTCCGAAGAAGGCTGTCGTTCCGAAGGCTGTCGCTCCGAAGGCTGCGGCTCCGAAGGCTGCGGCTCCGAAGGCTGTGGCTCCGAAGAAGGCCGCTCCGTCACCCGTCGCGCCGGTGGTTGCGACCGCGAAGCCGGCGAAGGTACGCGTCAAGAAAGTTGCCGCGCGTCGGGCTACGAAGGCGGTTACGCCTGCGCCGGAAGGGGTAGTCGCGTCCCCGGAGGCGCGGAAAAATGGAGCAGCCGTTGCGGTCTGATCGCAACCGTTCCATCAAGCCCGCTTCGGCGGGCTTTTTTTTTGTGCGGCCGGCAGCCCTTTCGCATGGGTTTCGGGCAGAACAGGATCCATTCTTGGTCGTACCAACCTCACGTAGATTAACATGAACCACCATCTACCGAGGATTTTTATGGCTTTTACGCTTCCCGAACTTCCCTACGCCCACGACGCGCTTGAACCGCACATTGATGCCCGCACGATGCAGATCCATCACGGTAAGCATCACCAGGCTTATATCAATAACGTGAACACCGCACTGGAAGGACATGCGGACCTCCAGGGCAAGTCGATCGAAGCTCTGCTGCGCGGTATCGACCAGGTACCGGAATCGATTCGTACCACGGTTCGCAACAATGGGGGCGGCCATGCCAACCATAGCCTCTTCTGGACGATTTTATCCCCGAAAGGGGGCGGTTCACCTGCTGGAGCCCTCGGCGAGGCGATTGCGTCCACATTTGGCTCATTTGATGCTTTCAAGGAAACCTTTGCCAAGGCGGCGGCGACCCGCTTCGGCAGCGGCTGGGCGTGGCTGGCGGTGGATGCCAGCGGGAAGTTAAACGTATACAGCACAGCCAATCAGGACAGCCCGTTGATGGAGGGCAATCGCCCGATTCTCGGTCTGGACGTGTGGGAGCATGCCTACTACCTCAATTATCAGAACCGCCGGCCGGATTACATCACGGCATTCTGGCAGGTCGTCAGCTGGGATGAAGTGGCCCGGAAGTTTGCGGCGACCCGCTGATTGTACAGGCGATTGTCCGGATACAAAAGGCGACGCTTGCGTCGCCTTTTGGCTATCTACGTAACGTATGGCACATGGAGCTTCCTGAAGGCCTATATCTGCGGATGCTGACGGATGACCCGGCCGCGGACGTCGTCATGATGCCCCTGCTCGCGCCCGAGGAAGTGGCGCTCGTGGAGACCCTGCATCTGGAAAAGCGCCGCCGGCAATACACCCTGGGCCGGCTGGCGCTGCGGCAGTTGCTGGCGGAGCATCTGGGCGCGGACCCGGCCCGGGTGCCCCTCGTTGTCGCCGGCGACGGGGCGGTAGACCTGGCGGATTCGGCCTGGCGGCTTTCCGTGGCCCATTCGGGCGATCATGCCGTTGCGGCCGTCCACAGGCATGGCGCGGTAGGAGTCGATATCGAACGCGTTCAGCCTCGACATCCGGGGCTGCCACGTTTCCTGCTTCATCCGGAGGAGCGCGGCCTCGTCGAAGGCCCCGATCCCGACGACCGGCTCATCCTGGTCTGGACGATCAAGGAGGCCGTCCTGAAGGCGATGCGGACCGGATTTCGCATTTCCCCCCGCACCCTGCGGGTTCAATTGGACGGACCGAATGGCCAGGCGTCTATCCTGGTCAACGACCGAATGGAATGGCAGGCTCGGTTTACGAAGCATGACGAGTATTACGTGTCGGTCGCTTATCCGGCGGTCGCACACCCTTGACGCATATGGAAGAGCAACCCTACACATCCACGCACCCGATTCGGTTCGTCACGGCGGCCAGCCTGTTCGATGGGCATGACGCGGCGATCAACATCATCCGGCGGATGCTGCAGCAATCGGGCGCCGAGGTCATCCACCTCGGGCACAACCGCTCGGTTCGGGAGATCGTGGATACAGCGATTCAGGAGGACGTGCAGGGGATTGCGATTTCGTCCTACCAGGGCGGGCATGTCGAGTACTTCATGTACATGCATGACCTGCTCAAGCAGCGGCGCGCCGGCCACATCAAAATATTCGGCGGCGGCGGCGGGGTGATCGTGCCGGCGGAGATCGAACGCCTCGAGGCGTACGGAATCGCCCGCATTTTTTCGTCGGACGACGGGATGCGGATGGGGTTGCAGGGGATGATCGATTATATGCTCGAGGCGTGCGACGCCCCTGCTTTGGCCCTAAATGGCGCCTGGGAGCAGATTCGCGACCGACGGCCGGCCGTCATCGCCCGCGCCCTCACCGCCGTAGAGGCACGCGCCACGGGAAGCCGGGTCGTGCCGGCCGGCGATGGGGACGAGGCCGGCGCCGACGACTGGATCGAACGCCTGGGCGAGCCCTCGCATCACGTCCCGGTCATCGGCATCACGGGCACCGGCGGCGCGGGCAAATCCACCCTCACGGATGAGTTGGTGCGGCGGTTTCTGATCGACTTCGGAGACCTGCAGGTCGCCGTGTTGTCGGTCGATCCAACCAAGCGCTCCACGGGCGGGGCCTTGCTGGGAGACCGGATCCGCATGAACGCCATCTACGGCCAACACACGGAGCGGGTTTTTATGCGCTCATTCGCCACCCGGCAGGCCCACAGGGCGACGTCGCAGGCGCTGCGGGAGAGCATCCGAATCTGTCAGATCGCCGGCTACGACCTCATCATCCTGGAGACGGCCGGCATCGGCCAGAGCGATACCGAAATCACCGACCTCACCGACCTCTCGGTGTATGTCATGACCCACGATTTCGGCGCGCCGACCCAGCTGGAAAAAATCGGGATGCTGGATGTGGCCGACTTCATCGTGCTCAACAAGTTCGAGAAGCGCGGCAGCCCCGATGCCCTGCGCGACATCCGGAAGCAGGTACAGCGCAATCGGGCCACTTTCGACGCGCCGCCCGAGCAGATGCCGGTGTATCCGACCATGGCGTCGCGCTTCAACGATCCGGGTGTGACGCGGCTGTACCTCGGGGTATTGGGGGCGCTAAACGACCGGTTCGACTTCCGACGGGCGTCTACCGTCTACGGGCAGGAGCCGCTTCCTGAAGTGGACCCCGCCGGCCTGGCGATCATCCCGCCCCGCCGGCAACGCTACCTGGGCGATGGGGCGGACGCTTGCCGAACCTATCGCCAACAGGCCGAGCAACAAGTGCGTTATGCGCGAAAATGGGGTGAAGCGCAGGGCGTCATCGCCCAGTTGGAGCAGTGGGCGCCCGAAGATCGGGACGGGCTGATCGAACGGCTGCGGACCATGGAAGGCCACTGGTGGGATCGGCTCGACGCGCGCTCCCGGCAGATTCTGAACGCCTGGGACGCCCTGTCGGAGCAATATCGCCAGGACGCGTTTACGTATACCGTTCGCGACCAGGCGATCACCGTCCCGCTCTACACCCTGTCATTATCTGGCACCCGAATCCCCCGCGTGGCGCTGCCGCGGACCGTGGATCCCGGCGAGCGGCTTCGGTTTGCGCTCCTGGAGAATGTCCCGGGCTATTTCCCGTACACCGCCGGCGTGTTTCCGTTTAAGCGGACGAACGAGGATCCGACGCGCATGTTCGCCGGCGAGGGCGCCCCGGAGCGGACCAACCGCCGCTTCCACCTGGTGTCTGCCGGCATGCCCGCGCGCCGGCTGTCGACCGCGTTCGATTCCGTCACGCTCTATGGCTTCGACCCCCATACCCGGCCCGACATCTACGGCAAGGTGGGGAATTCGGGGGTTTCGATCTGTACGTTGGACGATATGAAGAAGCTCTACTCGGGCTTCGACCTCTGCGACCCGGCGACGAGCGTCTCCATGACGATCAACGGGCCGGCGCCCATGGTATTGGCCCTGTTTATGAACACGGCGCTCGACCAGCAGGTGGAGCGGTACCTCAAGGCCGAGGGCCGCTGGGAGGCGGCGCGCGTCCTCATCGCCGAGCGCCTGGGCGCCGGCGCGCCGGCGTATGTGCCGTTCGGTGCCGGCGGGAAAGAAAACGAATTGCCGGAAGGGCACGACGGGACCGGCCTCGGGTTGCTCGGCATTGCCGGGTCCGATCTGGTCGACCTCGGCCTCCTCTCCGCCGACGAGTACGCGACGATCCGCAACGTGACGCTCCAGACCGTGCGGGGCACCGTCCAGGCCGACATTCTGAAGGAGGATCAGGCGCAGAACACCTGCATTTTCTCCACCGAGTTCGCCCTGCGGATGATGGGGGATGTGCAGCAGTTTTTTATCGAGCAG encodes the following:
- a CDS encoding DEDD exonuclease domain-containing protein, which gives rise to MSFSGIPFIVTDTETTGHQADDGRIIEIAAVRVVDGQIVDRFSRLINPGRSIPSRITQLTGITTGMVFDQPNAATVLPSYLEFLGDGVLVAHNLSFDLGFINAELRRIGKPQLESPTLCTLRLARRMLRGLRSKGLSGLAAFYNIGVDGRHRALGDAQATAEVLIRFLRRVAYEYGITSLDELLGFQYRTYGRPAEMKGPRSALSETLRALPDRPGVYYLKDGQGRIVYVGKAKSLQSRVRSYFTSIEAHNARLRTMIDTIQEIVWDETTSELEALMLESRQIKKLTPRFNQAQLRYKHRQFLRLDERTPFPRITISPILVDDGATYFGPLASRREAEMIVELIERWYLVRPCSDTKFDAGHSCLYAEIGRCQAPCEGLVDAMDYRIQIGHVRAFLAGQDTSIVPHLEEAMRRAAAEMQFEEAAAFRDLLELVKRLLERQRCIAAPVLEHHAIVLSDEPGADNRLVLAIRYGRLAGSLICPIEPSGADAERVRSFIDRIFGAEAVRQDTYFKPEIEEVRLLVHWLFTHQGTTRQEPWSIQESPERFADRVLAAIAGFRTLAPA
- the folD gene encoding bifunctional methylenetetrahydrofolate dehydrogenase/methenyltetrahydrofolate cyclohydrolase FolD, which gives rise to MNTLSGIVLDGKALARQMEAELAARVERITQRAGRKPVLATILVGDDPASATYVRMKGNACDRIGMASERVLLPETTTTAQLLAEIDRLNADPNVHGILLQHPVPSQIDERACFDRIAIGKDVDGVTTHGFGLMAMNEPAFGSATPAGIMRLLTHYQIPIEGQHAVVVGRSPILGKPLALMLLNANATVTICHSRTRGLADLVLQADIVVGAVGRPEFIRGVWIKDGAVVVDAGYNPGPVGDIELGAVIDRCAAYTPVPGGVGPMTIAMLMAQTVEAAEAG
- a CDS encoding sodium:proton antiporter codes for the protein MILASAIPASAQSEAGEGAIAVREVAEVPAIAGEPVAIIPMAPAAGEDPPQWLIIPFVLLLIMIATGPIFYAHHWHHNYPRYSIAFGVLVGGYYIMTANVTPLMHAISEYFSFIALVSSLFIAASGIFLNINARCTPRNNVILLFVGAVVANFIATTGSAMLFIRSFMRLNAGRIQAYHIVFFIFIVANIGGALTPIGDPPLFLGFLRGVPFFWTLTHVWYIWLPTMVMVLAVFYVMDKRNKAAGPEPDPTKPTVSIRGKWSFVWVAIIILLVFVDPNVLPFVPNLHTAFHIPIGIREILMFGVAFLAYRFADRECLKQNDFSFEPIREVAWLFLGIFATMQPALQLISSFARENADSLGVSVFYWGTGSLSGILDNAPTYLNFVSAAMGKFGLDVNVQEDVRHFAAVDLSDELSWFYLQAISVAAVFFGALTYIGNAPNFMVKAIAEGNGVRTPSFFAYVARFSVPVLVPIFFLIWVVFYSGWVIPH
- a CDS encoding superoxide dismutase, coding for MAFTLPELPYAHDALEPHIDARTMQIHHGKHHQAYINNVNTALEGHADLQGKSIEALLRGIDQVPESIRTTVRNNGGGHANHSLFWTILSPKGGGSPAGALGEAIASTFGSFDAFKETFAKAAATRFGSGWAWLAVDASGKLNVYSTANQDSPLMEGNRPILGLDVWEHAYYLNYQNRRPDYITAFWQVVSWDEVARKFAATR
- a CDS encoding 4'-phosphopantetheinyl transferase superfamily protein, whose product is MELPEGLYLRMLTDDPAADVVMMPLLAPEEVALVETLHLEKRRRQYTLGRLALRQLLAEHLGADPARVPLVVAGDGAVDLADSAWRLSVAHSGDHAVAAVHRHGAVGVDIERVQPRHPGLPRFLLHPEERGLVEGPDPDDRLILVWTIKEAVLKAMRTGFRISPRTLRVQLDGPNGQASILVNDRMEWQARFTKHDEYYVSVAYPAVAHP
- a CDS encoding methylmalonyl-CoA mutase family protein gives rise to the protein MEEQPYTSTHPIRFVTAASLFDGHDAAINIIRRMLQQSGAEVIHLGHNRSVREIVDTAIQEDVQGIAISSYQGGHVEYFMYMHDLLKQRRAGHIKIFGGGGGVIVPAEIERLEAYGIARIFSSDDGMRMGLQGMIDYMLEACDAPALALNGAWEQIRDRRPAVIARALTAVEARATGSRVVPAGDGDEAGADDWIERLGEPSHHVPVIGITGTGGAGKSTLTDELVRRFLIDFGDLQVAVLSVDPTKRSTGGALLGDRIRMNAIYGQHTERVFMRSFATRQAHRATSQALRESIRICQIAGYDLIILETAGIGQSDTEITDLTDLSVYVMTHDFGAPTQLEKIGMLDVADFIVLNKFEKRGSPDALRDIRKQVQRNRATFDAPPEQMPVYPTMASRFNDPGVTRLYLGVLGALNDRFDFRRASTVYGQEPLPEVDPAGLAIIPPRRQRYLGDGADACRTYRQQAEQQVRYARKWGEAQGVIAQLEQWAPEDRDGLIERLRTMEGHWWDRLDARSRQILNAWDALSEQYRQDAFTYTVRDQAITVPLYTLSLSGTRIPRVALPRTVDPGERLRFALLENVPGYFPYTAGVFPFKRTNEDPTRMFAGEGAPERTNRRFHLVSAGMPARRLSTAFDSVTLYGFDPHTRPDIYGKVGNSGVSICTLDDMKKLYSGFDLCDPATSVSMTINGPAPMVLALFMNTALDQQVERYLKAEGRWEAARVLIAERLGAGAPAYVPFGAGGKENELPEGHDGTGLGLLGIAGSDLVDLGLLSADEYATIRNVTLQTVRGTVQADILKEDQAQNTCIFSTEFALRMMGDVQQFFIEQGVRNYYSVSISGYHIAEAGANPISQLAFTLANGITYVEYYLSRGMKVDDFAPNLSFFFSNGLDPEYSVIGRVARRIWAVLMRERYGANERSQKLKYHIQTSGRSLHAKEIQFNDIRTTLQALIAIYDNCNSLHTNAYDEAITTPTEESVRRAMAIQLIINKELGLANNENPLQGAFVIEELTDLVEEAVLTEFERINDRGGVLGAMETMYQRGKIQEESMHYERLKHAGDIPVIGVNTFLPRTEVAPRRADEAGMALMRSSDEEKRHQIANLEASQERNADRSAEALASLQRVARRNGNLFAELMETVKTCSLGQITEALFEVGGQYRRNM